Proteins from a single region of Haloplanus sp. GDY1:
- a CDS encoding mRNA surveillance protein pelota — protein MRIQSRGRGEEGRTRLTVVPENVDDLWHLSYVLEPGDEVAGDTSRRIQRDDDQMRDTGGEREHIHVTLEVEDVEFARFANRLRVGGVIVGCSREDQLGHHHTLNVEEHDELTIEKRFKPDQMERIEEAEAAAENPDVAIATVEEGEAHVHTVAQYGTEEYASFTRPTGKGEYARPRSELFAELGEALDHLDPDAIILAGPGFTKGDALDHFEEEFPEVAEKTSTVDTSGVGDRGVHEVLKRGAVEDVQAETRIAREAELIDELTERMATGEKATYGPEAVAEAAEYGAVETLLVLDDRLREERGGRGDWDVDADEVITSVERQGGDVVVFSGEFEPGQRLKNLGGIAALLRYRLE, from the coding sequence ATGCGAATCCAGAGCCGTGGTCGCGGCGAGGAGGGACGGACCCGGCTGACGGTCGTCCCCGAGAACGTCGACGACCTCTGGCACCTGTCGTACGTCCTCGAACCCGGCGACGAGGTGGCGGGGGACACGAGCCGACGCATCCAGCGCGACGACGACCAGATGCGCGACACCGGCGGCGAGCGCGAACACATCCACGTCACGCTGGAGGTGGAGGACGTGGAGTTCGCGCGCTTCGCCAACCGCCTGCGCGTGGGCGGCGTCATCGTCGGCTGCTCCCGGGAGGACCAACTGGGACATCACCACACGCTGAACGTCGAGGAACACGACGAGCTGACGATCGAGAAACGTTTCAAGCCGGACCAGATGGAGCGCATCGAGGAGGCGGAGGCGGCGGCCGAGAACCCCGACGTCGCCATCGCGACGGTCGAGGAGGGGGAGGCACACGTCCACACCGTCGCCCAGTACGGCACCGAGGAGTACGCCTCGTTCACCCGGCCGACGGGCAAGGGGGAGTACGCCCGCCCCCGCTCGGAACTGTTCGCGGAACTGGGCGAGGCGCTCGACCACCTCGACCCCGACGCGATCATCCTCGCCGGACCCGGGTTCACGAAGGGCGACGCCCTGGATCACTTCGAGGAGGAGTTCCCCGAGGTGGCCGAGAAGACGTCCACCGTCGACACCTCGGGCGTGGGCGACCGGGGCGTCCACGAGGTGCTGAAGCGGGGGGCGGTCGAGGACGTCCAGGCCGAGACGCGCATCGCCCGCGAGGCCGAACTCATCGACGAGTTGACCGAGCGGATGGCGACGGGCGAGAAGGCGACCTACGGCCCGGAAGCGGTCGCCGAGGCCGCCGAGTACGGCGCCGTCGAGACGCTGTTGGTCCTCGACGACCGACTGCGCGAGGAGCGCGGGGGGCGCGGCGACTGGGACGTCGACGCCGACGAGGTCATCACGTCGGTGGAGCGCCAGGGCGGCGACGTCGTCGTCTTCTCCGGCGAGTTCGAACCGGGACAGCGACTGAAGAACCTCGGGGGAATCGCGGCGCTGTTGCGATACCGACTGGAGTGA
- a CDS encoding DUF4013 domain-containing protein, with protein sequence MINESLTYLRTSDDWVKTVLIGGLLTFFGFLLVPVVFVAGYLVRVLRATMHGDDAPPRFEDWGDLGRDGLYAVAIAFVYGIVPGLLIGLTAAFAALIAGPGPRSGLLVGGVTLVGGLLALVVGLLAAYVVPAAVANYAESGSVRAGFAVGDLRPVLTSGTYATGWLLGFAVLLGAGVVTGLLSVVPLLGTFVGAFVSFYAVVAAYYIVGHAWGDTRGLTVHDDDGETGAERPAI encoded by the coding sequence ATGATCAACGAATCACTCACCTACCTGCGCACGAGCGACGACTGGGTAAAGACGGTCCTGATCGGCGGCCTCCTGACGTTCTTCGGGTTCCTGCTCGTTCCCGTCGTGTTCGTCGCGGGCTATCTCGTTCGCGTCCTGCGGGCGACGATGCACGGCGACGACGCGCCGCCACGGTTCGAGGACTGGGGTGACCTCGGGCGCGACGGCCTCTACGCCGTCGCCATCGCGTTCGTCTACGGGATCGTCCCCGGCCTGCTGATCGGCCTGACGGCCGCGTTCGCGGCGCTGATCGCCGGGCCGGGGCCCCGAAGCGGCCTGCTCGTCGGGGGCGTGACGCTGGTGGGCGGCCTGCTCGCCCTCGTCGTCGGCCTACTTGCGGCCTACGTCGTCCCCGCGGCGGTCGCCAACTACGCCGAGTCGGGGTCGGTCCGGGCCGGCTTCGCGGTCGGTGACCTGCGTCCCGTCCTCACCTCGGGGACCTACGCGACGGGGTGGCTGCTGGGCTTTGCCGTCCTCCTCGGCGCGGGGGTCGTCACCGGCCTCCTCAGCGTCGTGCCGCTGCTCGGGACGTTCGTCGGGGCGTTCGTGAGCTTCTACGCGGTCGTCGCGGCGTACTACATCGTCGGGCACGCCTGGGGCGACACTCGCGGGCTGACGGTCCACGACGACGACGGCGAGACGGGGGCGGAGCGGCCCGCCATCTGA